A single genomic interval of Pseudorasbora parva isolate DD20220531a chromosome 21, ASM2467924v1, whole genome shotgun sequence harbors:
- the galk1 gene encoding galactokinase, whose translation MANICPLTNVADLVSEARRVYRETFDGDDANVAVCAPGRVNLIGEHTDYNEGFVLPMALPMVTVMVGSITSGKKCCVVTLTEAADEPRMVDFDLPNELTPLLRGQPNWANYVKGVVQHYRAQPIPAFRAVIASSVPLGGGLSSSASLEVAVYTFLQQLCPDDGNQVAKAVACQQAEHTHAAVPCGIMDQFVSVLGKEGHALLIDCRSLEATGVPLADPGLVILITNSNVRHSLTGSEYPTRRKQCESAAAILGKRSLRDATLQDLEAAKDRLDSVTYQRARHVIEEIERTAQAAEALKRGDYKEFGRLMVESHNSLRDNYEVSCPELDELVSAALEVDGVFGSRMTGGGFGGCTVTLLQAHATERAVKHIQEKYHGSPTFFITTPSEGAHALSL comes from the exons ATGGCAAACATTTGTCCCCTTACAAATGTTGCAGATTTAGTTTCTGAAGCTCGTCGTGTGTATCGGGAGACATTTGACGGGGATGATGCAAATGTTGCCGTTTGCGCCCCAGGACGTGTGAATTTAATCGGAGAACACACAGATTATAATGAAGGATTTGTCCTCCCAATG GCCTTGCCGATGGTGACCGTTATGGTGGGCAGTATAACTTCTGGCAAGAAATGCTGTGTTGTAACTCTGACTGAAGCTGCTGATGAGCCCAGGATGGTGGACTTTGATCTCCCAAATGAACTGACCCCACTTTTAAGAGGGCAGCCAAACTGGGCCAATTATGTAAAGGGAGTTGTACAGCACTACAGAG CACAGCCCATCCCTGCCTTTAGAGCTGTAATAGCCAGTAGTGTGCCACTAGGAGGCGGACTCTCCAGCTCAGCCTCACTTGAAGTGGCTGTGTACACCTTCCTGCAGCAGTTGTGTCCAG ATGATGGGAATCAGGTAGCAAAGGCAGTGGCCTGTCAGCAGGCTGAACACACTCATGCTGCTGTGCCCTGCGGCATCATGGACCAGTTTGTGTCCGTTCTGGGTAAAGAGGGCCATGCATTACTCATTGACTGCAG ATCTTTGGAAGCCACTGGTGTCCCTTTAGCTGACCCTGGACTTGTAATCCTGATCACTAATTCCAACGTTAGGCATTCGCTCACAGGCAGCGAGTATCCCACCAGACGAAAACAATGTGAGAGCGCAGCAGCCATTTTGGGCAAGAGAAGTCTAAGAGATGCTACTTTGCAAGATTTGGAGG CTGCCAAGGATCGACTAGACAGTGTGACATACCAACGGGCACGTCATGTGATTGAGGAGATTGAACGCACGGCGCAAGCTGCCGAGGCACTCAAGAGAGGCGATTACAAAGAGTTTGGGAGGCTGATGGTGGAGAGCCACAATTCTCTTAG GGATAATTACGAGGTCAGTTGTCCAGAATTGGACGAGCTGGTGTCGGCAGCACTGGAGGTGGATGGGGTGTTCGGTAGTCGGATGACAGGGGGAGGGTTCGGTGGATGCACAGTTACATTGCTTCAGGCTCATGCCACGGAGAGAGCAGTGAAACACATTCAG GAGAAATATCATGGATCTCCAACTTTCTTCATAACTACCCCATCAGAAGGAGCTCATGCTCTCAGTCTGTGA
- the twnk gene encoding twinkle protein, mitochondrial isoform X2 has product MWRSRFLRGAGYLLQGTGGSPCKPSHLPPWRYLSFYQPCLNPVLQNSFRMPTLYCSENRLRSPVDLYFCRTLRKDAKSIIDFPLQPLTVTDIKQYLRSKDIPFHDGYSCLHAPSFFMEPAPEGSGKENYSLFIDKTTGQFLCKETLVEGSWEDLQDCIEVMLNDGQTSISPNVLLGFPESLEEQEEREMEMKEVQRIWSSSVPFSDLVDEEVQLVKTMFQIGKITNATLKKFGVRFFKPTKSLVFPWFSGRDSGLRGVKLLSAAMQDDGRVVYTEATVPKVSSYHNLFGLPLIGRKDAEVVLTGREVDSMAVSQATGLPSLALPRGVSCLPPILLPYLEQFKKVTLWLGGDMRSWEASKIFSRKLALKRCSLIRPGEFQPCPSEALAQGRNLLRIVKASIPAAHKSIVSFKQLREDVYGELANVEQVAGIQWSRFLELNRILKGHRKGELTVFTGPTGSGKTTFISECALDLCMQGVNTLWGSFEINNVRLAKIMLTQFAKQRLEENLDQYDMWADKFEDLPLYFMTFHGQQNIKTVLDTMQHAVYLYDISHVIIDNLQFMMGQENMSLDKFAVQDHIIGAFRKFATNSCCHVTLIIHPRKEEDDKELQTASIFGTAKASQEADNVLILQEKKLVTCPGRRSLQVAKNRFDGDVGIFPLEFNKASLTFTAPVKAKQKLRKVKVEKDNDTEEIEETELKETSEKPVKSAKAKTSKKVKGSTAGKGSIDEGNNQ; this is encoded by the exons ATGTGGAGGAGCAGGTTTCTCAGGGGAGCAGGCTATCTCTTGCAAGGGACGGGCGGTAGTCCTTGTAAACCCTCTCATCTTCCTCCCTGGAGATATCTATCTTTTTACCAGCCCTGCCTCAATCCAGTCCTGCAGAACTCTTTTAGGATGCCAACTTTGTATTGTTCTGAAAACCGATTACGATCTCCTGTTGACTTATATTTCTGCAGAACGTTGAGAAAAGATGCAAAGTCTATCATCGATTTCCCTCTCCAGCCGCTCACAGTGACTGATATCAAACAGTATCTTCGTTCTAAAGATATCCCTTTCCATGATGGCTACAGCTGCTTGCATGCTCCTagtttttttatggaaccagCACCTGAGGGATCTGGAAAAGAGAACTACTCATTGTTTATCGATAAAACCACCGGACAATTTCTGTGTAAAGAGACTTTAGTGGAGGGGAGCTGGGAGGACCTCCAGGATTGCATTGAGGTGATGTTGAATGATGGTCAGACGTCCATCAGCCCTAATGTGCTGCTGGGATTTCCTGAGAGCTTGGAGGAGCAAGAAGAAAGAGAGATGGAGATGAAGGAGGTGCAAAGAATATGGAGCAGCTCCGTGCCATTTTCCGACCTCGTGGACGAGGAAGTGCAGCTTGTTAAAACCATGTTCCAGATCGGTAAAATCACCAATGCCACACTGAAGAAATTTGGGGTCAGGTTCTTTAAACCCACCAAGAGTTTGGTGTTCCCCTGGTTTAGTGGACGTGACTCGGGCCTCCGGGGTGTTAAATTGCTTTCTGCTGCCATGCAAGATGACGGCCGGGTGGTCTACACTGAAGCCACGGTCCCAAAAGTATCCAGCTACCACAACCTCTTCGGCCTGCCTTTGATAGGACGGAAAGACGCTGAGGTTGTGCTCACGGGACGTGAGGTGGACAGCATGGCAGTGAGTCAGGCTACAGGTCTTCCGTCTTTGGCCTTGCCACGGGGTGTAAGCTGTCTGCCTCCGATCCTCCTGCCTTATCTGGAGCAGTTCAAGAAAGTTACACTGTGGCTGGGGGGAGATATGCGCTCCTGGGAAGCCTCAAAAATATTCTCCAGGAAACTTGCACTGAAACGTTGCTCTCTGATCCGGCCTGGGGAGTTTCAGCCATGCCCCAGTGAGGCTTTGGCCCAGGGCAGGAATTTACTGCGAATTGTCAAGGCTTCCATCCCTGCTGCTCACAAGTCCATTGTGTCCTTCAAACAGCTCCGGGAGGATGTGTACGGGGAATTGGCTAATGTGGAGCAGGTGGCTGGGATACAGTGGTCTCGATTCCTTGAGCTTAATCGAATCCTTAAAGGTCATCGCAAAGGGGAGCTGACGGTTTTTACAG GTCCCACAGGCAGTGGAAAGACCACCTTCATCAGCGAGTGTGCCCTAGATCTGTGCATGCAGGGTGTCAACACATTATGGGGCAGCTTTGAAATCAACAATGTGCGTCTGGCCAAAATAATGCTGACCCAGTTTGCCAAGCAAAGGCTGGAGGAGAACCTGGACCAGTATGACATGTGGGCTGATAAGTTTGAAGACCTGCCTCTCTACTTTATGACCTTCCATGGGCAGCAGAACATCAA GACTGTTTTGGACACCATGCAGCATGCTGTTTACCTGTATGACATTAGTCATGTGATCATTGACAACCTGCAGTTTATGATGGGCCAAGAAAACATGTCTCTGGACAA ATTTGCAGTACAAGACCACATAATTGGAGCCTTCAGGAAGTTTGCCACAAACAGCTGCTGTCATGTGACTTTAATTATCCACCCTCGGAAAGAAGAGGATGATAAAGAACTGCAGACAGCATCCATCTTTGGCACAGCCAAG GCCAGTCAGGAGGCAGATAACGTGCTCATTCTTCAGGAGAAGAAGTTGGTGACATGTCCCGGCCGAAGGTCCCTTCAGGTGGCCAAAAACCGCTTTGATGGGGACGTGGGGATCTTTCCCTTAGAATTTAATAAAGCCTCGCTTACCTTCACTGCTCCTGTGAAAGCAAAGCAGAAACTTCGTAAAGTGAAAGTGGAAAAGGATAACGACACAGAGGAAATAGAGGAGACTGAACTCAAAGAAACAAGTGAGAAACCTGTCAAGTCTGCCAAAGCCAAGACCTCAAAGAAAGTTAAGGGCTCAACAGCAGGAAAGGGTTCCATAGATGAAGGAAATAACCAGTAG
- the twnk gene encoding twinkle protein, mitochondrial isoform X1, which yields MFNGTCRHMITVCRASYSLHRSDVLNSQQMWRSRFLRGAGYLLQGTGGSPCKPSHLPPWRYLSFYQPCLNPVLQNSFRMPTLYCSENRLRSPVDLYFCRTLRKDAKSIIDFPLQPLTVTDIKQYLRSKDIPFHDGYSCLHAPSFFMEPAPEGSGKENYSLFIDKTTGQFLCKETLVEGSWEDLQDCIEVMLNDGQTSISPNVLLGFPESLEEQEEREMEMKEVQRIWSSSVPFSDLVDEEVQLVKTMFQIGKITNATLKKFGVRFFKPTKSLVFPWFSGRDSGLRGVKLLSAAMQDDGRVVYTEATVPKVSSYHNLFGLPLIGRKDAEVVLTGREVDSMAVSQATGLPSLALPRGVSCLPPILLPYLEQFKKVTLWLGGDMRSWEASKIFSRKLALKRCSLIRPGEFQPCPSEALAQGRNLLRIVKASIPAAHKSIVSFKQLREDVYGELANVEQVAGIQWSRFLELNRILKGHRKGELTVFTGPTGSGKTTFISECALDLCMQGVNTLWGSFEINNVRLAKIMLTQFAKQRLEENLDQYDMWADKFEDLPLYFMTFHGQQNIKTVLDTMQHAVYLYDISHVIIDNLQFMMGQENMSLDKFAVQDHIIGAFRKFATNSCCHVTLIIHPRKEEDDKELQTASIFGTAKASQEADNVLILQEKKLVTCPGRRSLQVAKNRFDGDVGIFPLEFNKASLTFTAPVKAKQKLRKVKVEKDNDTEEIEETELKETSEKPVKSAKAKTSKKVKGSTAGKGSIDEGNNQ from the exons ATGTTCAATGGGACATGCAGACACATGATAACAGTTTGCCGCGCTTCCTACAGTTTA CACAGGTCTGATGTCCTGAATTCGCAGCAAATGTGGAGGAGCAGGTTTCTCAGGGGAGCAGGCTATCTCTTGCAAGGGACGGGCGGTAGTCCTTGTAAACCCTCTCATCTTCCTCCCTGGAGATATCTATCTTTTTACCAGCCCTGCCTCAATCCAGTCCTGCAGAACTCTTTTAGGATGCCAACTTTGTATTGTTCTGAAAACCGATTACGATCTCCTGTTGACTTATATTTCTGCAGAACGTTGAGAAAAGATGCAAAGTCTATCATCGATTTCCCTCTCCAGCCGCTCACAGTGACTGATATCAAACAGTATCTTCGTTCTAAAGATATCCCTTTCCATGATGGCTACAGCTGCTTGCATGCTCCTagtttttttatggaaccagCACCTGAGGGATCTGGAAAAGAGAACTACTCATTGTTTATCGATAAAACCACCGGACAATTTCTGTGTAAAGAGACTTTAGTGGAGGGGAGCTGGGAGGACCTCCAGGATTGCATTGAGGTGATGTTGAATGATGGTCAGACGTCCATCAGCCCTAATGTGCTGCTGGGATTTCCTGAGAGCTTGGAGGAGCAAGAAGAAAGAGAGATGGAGATGAAGGAGGTGCAAAGAATATGGAGCAGCTCCGTGCCATTTTCCGACCTCGTGGACGAGGAAGTGCAGCTTGTTAAAACCATGTTCCAGATCGGTAAAATCACCAATGCCACACTGAAGAAATTTGGGGTCAGGTTCTTTAAACCCACCAAGAGTTTGGTGTTCCCCTGGTTTAGTGGACGTGACTCGGGCCTCCGGGGTGTTAAATTGCTTTCTGCTGCCATGCAAGATGACGGCCGGGTGGTCTACACTGAAGCCACGGTCCCAAAAGTATCCAGCTACCACAACCTCTTCGGCCTGCCTTTGATAGGACGGAAAGACGCTGAGGTTGTGCTCACGGGACGTGAGGTGGACAGCATGGCAGTGAGTCAGGCTACAGGTCTTCCGTCTTTGGCCTTGCCACGGGGTGTAAGCTGTCTGCCTCCGATCCTCCTGCCTTATCTGGAGCAGTTCAAGAAAGTTACACTGTGGCTGGGGGGAGATATGCGCTCCTGGGAAGCCTCAAAAATATTCTCCAGGAAACTTGCACTGAAACGTTGCTCTCTGATCCGGCCTGGGGAGTTTCAGCCATGCCCCAGTGAGGCTTTGGCCCAGGGCAGGAATTTACTGCGAATTGTCAAGGCTTCCATCCCTGCTGCTCACAAGTCCATTGTGTCCTTCAAACAGCTCCGGGAGGATGTGTACGGGGAATTGGCTAATGTGGAGCAGGTGGCTGGGATACAGTGGTCTCGATTCCTTGAGCTTAATCGAATCCTTAAAGGTCATCGCAAAGGGGAGCTGACGGTTTTTACAG GTCCCACAGGCAGTGGAAAGACCACCTTCATCAGCGAGTGTGCCCTAGATCTGTGCATGCAGGGTGTCAACACATTATGGGGCAGCTTTGAAATCAACAATGTGCGTCTGGCCAAAATAATGCTGACCCAGTTTGCCAAGCAAAGGCTGGAGGAGAACCTGGACCAGTATGACATGTGGGCTGATAAGTTTGAAGACCTGCCTCTCTACTTTATGACCTTCCATGGGCAGCAGAACATCAA GACTGTTTTGGACACCATGCAGCATGCTGTTTACCTGTATGACATTAGTCATGTGATCATTGACAACCTGCAGTTTATGATGGGCCAAGAAAACATGTCTCTGGACAA ATTTGCAGTACAAGACCACATAATTGGAGCCTTCAGGAAGTTTGCCACAAACAGCTGCTGTCATGTGACTTTAATTATCCACCCTCGGAAAGAAGAGGATGATAAAGAACTGCAGACAGCATCCATCTTTGGCACAGCCAAG GCCAGTCAGGAGGCAGATAACGTGCTCATTCTTCAGGAGAAGAAGTTGGTGACATGTCCCGGCCGAAGGTCCCTTCAGGTGGCCAAAAACCGCTTTGATGGGGACGTGGGGATCTTTCCCTTAGAATTTAATAAAGCCTCGCTTACCTTCACTGCTCCTGTGAAAGCAAAGCAGAAACTTCGTAAAGTGAAAGTGGAAAAGGATAACGACACAGAGGAAATAGAGGAGACTGAACTCAAAGAAACAAGTGAGAAACCTGTCAAGTCTGCCAAAGCCAAGACCTCAAAGAAAGTTAAGGGCTCAACAGCAGGAAAGGGTTCCATAGATGAAGGAAATAACCAGTAG
- the mrpl43 gene encoding 39S ribosomal protein L43, mitochondrial has translation MTARGTPSRFLQSVLHNGVGRYVCQLKRMSLIFSKKGQGSLGVRDFIEEGVVDFAKNNPGTVIYISPQSCRIPKIVAEYLNGNVKEETVTNKTSQQIAELITKMANQSGLDIIRIRKPFHTDSPSIQGQWHPFTNRPPSIEPVGQQTK, from the exons ATGACTGCTCGAGGAACACCGAGTCGTTTTTTACAGAGCGTACTTCACAACGGAGTGGGTCGCTATGTTTGTCAGCTAAAGCGAATGTCTCTGATCTTCTCAAAGAAAGGACAGGGCTCTTTAGGAGTCAG GGATTTCATTGAGGAAGGTGTTGTGGACTTTGCCAAAAATAACCCAGGAACTGTGATTTACATCTCACCTCAGTCCTGCAGAATTCCTAAGATAGTAGCTGAATATT TGAACGGTAACGTGAAGGAGGAGACAGTCACCAACAAAACATCACAGCAAATTGCCGAACTTATAACCAAGATGGCCAACCAGTCAGGACTGGACATCATCCGCATTCGAAAACCCTTCCACACAGACAGTCCCAGTATCCAGGGCCAGTGGCACCCCTTTACAAATCGACCCCCCAGCATCGAGCCAGTGGGCCAACAGACAAAATAA